From the Drosophila willistoni isolate 14030-0811.24 unplaced genomic scaffold, UCI_dwil_1.1 Seg493, whole genome shotgun sequence genome, the window GAGCTGTATTCTTTTTGTTCGAGTGATTTTGTAGTAACTGTGTGACCCTTGCGAGTTGGTGTTCAGTGCTGTGGTTTTTACGAAAGCCAAATTGATGGTTTGGAATTGCTTTGCGAAAAGTTGAATACAAATTATATTGTTCACACCAAAGATTAAAAAGGGCAACGTTACAAGGTCAAGGACAATATCCAAACTATTCACACGAAATACGTTTTGGATGGCAAAGCAACGATTGCTTTCAAGAAGCCCTCACTGAATCTGTTGATTAAATGTGATCCCATTCAGCTGAAGGGATTCCTGCAGACGCTTAAACTGGGTATGGAAGGCAAGGATGTCATCAATTTGAGACTAAATACAGTCACTGCCATGGCACAAAAATCAAAGTTACAGACGAAAATGGCTATAAATCGTCACAGTGACTATCCCATCAAGGtctttcctcgatatctaCAATCCCTAACAATAGACAATACGCAATTGGTTAAATTGAGCTATCATATATGCTCCTTACGGAATCTAACCCACCTGGATGTATCCAACAATAAGTTGCGTAAGGTaaggaaataaatgaaaagacAACTTTTAGCATcttcaaaactaaatttaaatttccagTTACCTGTTGAACTGGGGAGATTACACTTGAGCAAGCTCGTCCTCCATGACAATAATCTGGGTGAAATGGacgattggtcatttctaaaTGGCAGCAAATTACGAGACTCCCTGCGCCAACGATTTGACATGTTTGCCTTTGCCTGTGGTCAAGTGCCACAAATTGGTTAACTTGAATCTCAATTACAATAATTTGACTCATCTACCCTTTGCCATACGTCGCCTGAGAAGATTACGCTCGCTTTACGTGTcggaaaacaaattaaaatccCTGCCAGCTGCCATAGATGATTTACGTATTGAAATCTTGGATGTTTGGCGTAATTCATTCAAGGGTCTCAATGTCTTGGAGGCTCATCGCCTGGCCTTTGCTTCCGATGCGGACGGAGCTTCAACTCATTCGCCTGAACCTCTCTGGCTTCAAGCTGTGGCCTAATATGATTCCCTGCCAGCCTTACTCATTAAACTAATTGCCGAGGCACCAAAATGTACCTGTGGCAAATTGTGCGATGCTTTAGACAAGAAGCACATTATCGAACGTGTTGGTCAAccgaaatttgtaaatattaaaaatcttACCTATAGTCGAGAGCATATGATCTATTCTGATGTTGTCATATGTGGCAACAATTGTAGTATAAGCAACCAATGTAAGAACCTTTTCTCAGCTCTGATATTAGCCTATTATGCCAATGTGCCAAACAAAAAGtggaattaataattaaatattatgaataagtaaatgaaagaaaaagctGATAGTACTGTGATCTTGTTAATCTGTTTATAATATCTTTTAGCTCAAAAATGCTTCTAATCTTAGAGTCTCCTGTTTAGATTAACTTGGGATTTTGACCAGATGACTACCTATTGGATAAATGGAACTCAAGAACTTGAAATCAATTGGAATTGAAGAACATCACTCATCTTTATTTGGATCAACACGCAATTAATCTCAACTGAAAGGGCTTAAGGACTACAGGGCAACCTTCatcttaaataaatagaaacgAAGATTTATTGTCATTATTCTTGAAGGAGGTATACATGTTTGTAGGAATGAAATCCTACATGAAATTGTAGGAAATCGGAATAATCTGCCAAAAGGTCCGAATTGTAAACAAATCTAGTACacttaattgattttttgatATATAACAAATCCAACCCATGTATATTGGAAGTTGATTAGTTATTTGCCAATTAATCTATCTCAAATACTCTTGTTCATTGTTTCATCTCTACTAAATTAGA encodes:
- the LOC26530177 gene encoding leucine-rich repeat protein 1-like, whose protein sequence is MEGKDVINLRLNTVTAMAQKSKLQTKMAINRHSDYPIKVFPRYLQSLTIDNTQLVKLSYHICSLRNLTHLDVSNNKLRKLPVELGRLHLSKLVLHDNNLGEMDDWSFLNGSKLRDSLRQRFDMFAFACGQVPQIG